The Coprobacillus cateniformis DNA window CCTTTCTAAATAAAAAAACGCCCAATAAAGGACGTTTAAACGCGGTACCACCTTTTTTTCATATCACATAGATATGCTCTCAATGTCTTAACGCGACCAACGGCTAATCCCTACTTATTTTCAGGACGCTACTCAGGAGTGATTCATTATAAATTTAACTTCCTTGCTTTCACCAGCCACAAGTTCTCTCTAAGTTTCCTTTATAAACAGTCTCCATCTTCGTAGTTAATTTTCTTTTTCTTCTCTTATTAAACTAAAAATTTCAGATTTGTCAATAGTTTCTAACATATCTTCACTCATTTTTACAACATTTGCTCTAAAATCAATAGCTTCTTGCTTGAAATTATCCATATCTTTAGATAAACCTCTGACATACTCCATTGATTCTTTTAATATCATATTGGCATTTCTTTTGGCCTTTTCAATCAATTCACTTGCTTCTTTTAATGCCAATCTCGCAATCTCTTCATTCGTTTTTTCATGAACATTTAATTCTTTTGTAAGTAAGGTATTTTGTTCATTCAACTGATCTATATCACTTTGTAAAGATTGGATTGTTTCTGTCTGTTCTTGAATTTGTTGTTTTAACTCATTGATATAATCATCAACTTCAAGCCTATTATAACCTCGAAATTGTCTATCAAATTGTTCCACATCTTTCACCTCACTTATAAAAATACCCTGTCACAACATGATTTCCCTGCTTCGTTTGTCGATTTTCATCTACAAGTTTCACACGCCCATGACGCTTAAAGGATATTATATCATCATTATGACACAAAAAGCTGACTTCTTCAACATCTTTATGATTGACTTTGACATTTCCTGCACGAATTGACTCACTTGCTAATTGTCGAGGAACTTTGTACAATGTAGAAACCACTTTATCAAGTCTAAAACTTGATAAAAAGAAAGTTTTTGTCATATATTGGTGTTGAATTTCAATTGTTTCATTGATTACTTTTAAATGAATTTTAGATTTTTTTATTTGTTTCAAATGCATTTGTATAAATGAATACGTCTGTTGTGTACAAGCAAAGAATAATCTATCTGCATCATAAATATCTCCTATACACTCACGCTTAATACCTAAATTCATCAAAGCACCCAAAACATCTCTATGCTGCAATTTACCAAACTGCTGATGATAAAGAACTTCAACGACTACAATTTCAAAATCTTCTGATAAAACTTCATAAAAATCTGGACAAATAATAAGTCTTTGATTCTCAGCATTTTTAAAGCCACCCTGACAATGAATTTGTAAATCTTGAGTTCCTATTACTTTATATACAATATTCTGTTCATGTGGATTTAAAAAAGCTGTTAATATCATTCTTTGATGATTGAGAGCTTGATAGCGACAATCTAAAATCTTCTTAACAAAGGCTTCATCACCTTTAAAATGTTCTAACATAAGCAAAAAGAAAGTATTAGCAAGAGCTAATACTTATATTATTCTTCACTTTCATTTGAATCCATTGTGATATTTCCACTGACTCCAATATTTTTAGGT harbors:
- a CDS encoding DivIVA domain-containing protein, with the protein product MEQFDRQFRGYNRLEVDDYINELKQQIQEQTETIQSLQSDIDQLNEQNTLLTKELNVHEKTNEEIARLALKEASELIEKAKRNANMILKESMEYVRGLSKDMDNFKQEAIDFRANVVKMSEDMLETIDKSEIFSLIREEKEN
- a CDS encoding RNA-binding protein, whose translation is MLEHFKGDEAFVKKILDCRYQALNHQRMILTAFLNPHEQNIVYKVIGTQDLQIHCQGGFKNAENQRLIICPDFYEVLSEDFEIVVVEVLYHQQFGKLQHRDVLGALMNLGIKRECIGDIYDADRLFFACTQQTYSFIQMHLKQIKKSKIHLKVINETIEIQHQYMTKTFFLSSFRLDKVVSTLYKVPRQLASESIRAGNVKVNHKDVEEVSFLCHNDDIISFKRHGRVKLVDENRQTKQGNHVVTGYFYK